The Haloarchaeobius amylolyticus genome window below encodes:
- a CDS encoding 50S ribosomal protein L24e, whose protein sequence is MVRTRDCEYCGDEIVPGTGTMFVHVDGTTVHYCSAKCEKNADLGREPRDLEWTKEGGAPQAATEEDTEE, encoded by the coding sequence ATGGTTCGAACCCGCGACTGTGAGTACTGCGGTGACGAGATCGTTCCCGGGACGGGCACGATGTTCGTCCACGTGGACGGCACGACCGTCCACTACTGCTCCGCGAAGTGCGAGAAGAACGCGGACCTGGGTCGCGAGCCCCGTGACCTGGAGTGGACGAAAGAAGGCGGTGCCCCCCAGGCAGCAACCGAGGAGGACACTGAAGAATGA
- the ndk gene encoding nucleoside-diphosphate kinase, whose product MSDDHERTFVMVKPDGVQRGLIGEIIARFEDRGLKLVGAKFMQIDQDLAEEHYGEHEGKPFFDGLVDFITSGPVMAMVWEGQDAIRQVRNMMGETDPAESAPGTIRGDFGLDLGRNVIHGSDHEDPGSNEREIDLFFDEEELVDYEQVDATWLYE is encoded by the coding sequence ATGAGCGACGACCACGAGCGCACGTTCGTCATGGTCAAGCCCGACGGCGTCCAGCGCGGCCTCATCGGCGAAATCATCGCCCGCTTCGAGGACCGCGGCCTGAAACTGGTCGGCGCGAAGTTCATGCAGATCGACCAGGACCTCGCCGAGGAGCACTACGGCGAGCACGAGGGCAAGCCGTTCTTCGACGGCCTCGTCGACTTCATCACCTCGGGTCCCGTGATGGCGATGGTCTGGGAGGGCCAGGACGCCATCCGGCAGGTCCGCAACATGATGGGCGAGACCGACCCGGCCGAGTCCGCGCCGGGCACCATCCGCGGTGACTTCGGTCTCGACCTCGGTCGGAACGTCATCCACGGCTCCGACCACGAGGACCCCGGCTCGAACGAGCGCGAGATCGACCTCTTCTTCGACGAAGAGGAGCTCGTCGACTACGAGCAGGTCGACGCGACCTGGCTCTACGAATAA
- a CDS encoding penicillin acylase family protein, which produces MNTETTRRALLTAVLGAGIGGMTLTEARSYLDRFAPGSGSVWGAAESGADGTVESPYGPATVRYDDDHVPHIEADSEAAAYFAVGYCHGADRLFQMDLYRRLMEGRLAAVFGDRAVDSDVFHRQLDFAAAAEATWERTKGSETGDMVEAYVEGVNAAREQETKPLEYRLLSYEQEAWTPAASLVISKQISWGLTGSFRTLRKALARERLGQETTETLYPRLMGHDTPIIRGGEPPESTRHEDAAVPDPGMLSWLAEFETEPGIGSNSWVVSGEHTDSGDPIVANDPHLNLTVPPVWYEQHVVGPDPLDVRGVCFPGVPFVIIGQNHAGAWGFTNTGADVVDFYTYDSPTGDAYDYGDEKRQFQSRTETVAVADGEDREVTVKRSVHGAVLSQFPDGDDLRVADELGVAWTGLSATRTVDAVRQLNLADGLEEAKAAIRLFDEPTQNFVYADRDGNTYYWVTGQIPIRTTDGEVVQGTRVFDGSAKEGEWGDGYTPYGESSWDGFVPFDEKPGVENPDYLATANQRLTNDPEHYISAGYAPPFRGARIYDLLDERAASDQPMDAEFLREVQLDTQDPRFTLFRPVLEAAAETDDSPTTDLPYDPFETVLDWDGEMRPDSVGALVFERWLRAYREQVFEGRFADAGLPEDFGKPNDWVLGTLATGGDWFEEGPDPVTHAIDAMDEATAEIADEGWEDYGDWNRVRFTHPFDQDFLNYDELRTAGSPGTVRNFHSEGSTGASWRMVATFDGGSQAVLPGGNSGDYFSDSYADQLADWANGRYKPMDRSLPDGTDLRFEEVSR; this is translated from the coding sequence ATGAACACAGAGACCACCCGCCGGGCCCTCCTTACCGCGGTCCTCGGGGCGGGTATCGGGGGGATGACACTCACGGAGGCGCGGAGCTACCTCGACCGGTTCGCGCCGGGGTCGGGGTCGGTGTGGGGCGCCGCGGAGTCGGGAGCCGACGGGACCGTCGAGAGCCCCTACGGACCGGCGACGGTCCGGTACGACGACGACCACGTCCCGCACATCGAGGCGGATTCGGAGGCGGCGGCGTACTTCGCGGTCGGCTACTGCCACGGGGCGGACCGGCTGTTCCAGATGGACCTCTACCGGCGCCTGATGGAGGGGCGGCTCGCGGCGGTGTTCGGCGACCGGGCGGTCGATTCGGACGTGTTCCACCGCCAGCTGGACTTCGCCGCGGCCGCCGAGGCGACGTGGGAGCGCACGAAGGGCTCGGAGACGGGCGACATGGTCGAGGCGTACGTCGAGGGGGTGAACGCCGCCCGCGAGCAGGAGACGAAACCGCTCGAATACCGGCTGCTCTCCTACGAGCAGGAGGCGTGGACGCCGGCCGCCTCGCTCGTCATCTCGAAGCAGATATCGTGGGGGCTGACGGGGTCGTTCCGGACACTCCGGAAGGCGCTGGCCCGGGAGCGACTGGGTCAGGAGACGACCGAGACGCTGTACCCGCGGCTCATGGGCCACGACACGCCCATCATCCGGGGTGGAGAGCCGCCGGAATCGACTCGCCACGAGGACGCGGCGGTCCCGGACCCCGGCATGCTCTCCTGGCTGGCCGAGTTCGAGACCGAGCCGGGCATCGGGTCGAACTCGTGGGTCGTCTCCGGCGAGCACACCGACTCGGGCGACCCGATCGTCGCCAACGACCCGCACCTGAACCTGACCGTCCCGCCGGTGTGGTACGAACAGCACGTCGTCGGCCCGGACCCGCTGGACGTCCGCGGCGTCTGCTTCCCGGGCGTGCCCTTCGTCATCATCGGCCAGAACCACGCCGGGGCGTGGGGCTTCACGAACACCGGCGCGGACGTCGTCGACTTCTACACGTACGACTCCCCGACCGGGGACGCCTACGACTACGGCGACGAGAAACGACAGTTCCAGAGCCGGACGGAGACGGTCGCGGTCGCCGACGGCGAGGACCGCGAGGTGACGGTCAAGCGGTCGGTCCACGGCGCGGTCCTCTCGCAGTTCCCCGACGGGGACGACCTGCGCGTCGCCGACGAACTCGGGGTCGCCTGGACCGGGCTCTCGGCGACCCGGACCGTCGACGCGGTCCGGCAGTTGAACCTCGCCGACGGCCTGGAGGAGGCGAAGGCGGCCATCCGACTGTTCGACGAACCGACGCAGAACTTCGTCTACGCCGACCGCGACGGTAACACCTACTACTGGGTCACGGGCCAGATTCCCATCCGGACGACCGACGGCGAGGTCGTCCAGGGCACGCGGGTCTTCGACGGCTCGGCGAAGGAGGGCGAGTGGGGCGATGGCTACACGCCCTACGGCGAGTCCTCGTGGGACGGGTTCGTCCCCTTCGACGAGAAGCCGGGCGTCGAGAACCCCGACTACCTCGCCACCGCGAACCAGCGCCTCACGAACGACCCCGAACACTACATCTCGGCGGGGTACGCGCCGCCATTCCGCGGAGCACGTATCTACGACCTGCTTGACGAGCGCGCCGCGAGCGACCAGCCGATGGACGCCGAGTTCCTGCGTGAGGTCCAGCTCGACACCCAGGACCCGCGGTTCACCCTGTTCCGGCCGGTTCTGGAGGCGGCGGCAGAGACGGACGACTCGCCGACGACCGACCTCCCGTACGACCCCTTCGAGACCGTGCTCGACTGGGACGGCGAGATGCGCCCGGACTCCGTCGGGGCGCTGGTGTTCGAACGCTGGCTCCGGGCCTACCGCGAGCAGGTGTTCGAGGGGCGATTCGCCGACGCCGGGCTGCCGGAGGACTTCGGGAAGCCGAACGACTGGGTGCTCGGGACGCTGGCCACCGGGGGCGACTGGTTCGAGGAGGGCCCCGACCCGGTGACACACGCCATCGACGCGATGGACGAGGCCACGGCCGAGATCGCCGACGAGGGCTGGGAAGACTACGGGGACTGGAATCGCGTCCGGTTCACCCACCCCTTCGACCAGGACTTCCTCAACTACGACGAACTGCGGACCGCCGGCTCGCCCGGTACCGTCCGCAACTTCCACAGCGAGGGCTCCACGGGCGCGAGCTGGCGGATGGTCGCGACCTTCGACGGGGGCTCGCAGGCGGTCCTCCCGGGTGGCAACTCGGGGGACTACTTCTCCGACAGCTACGCCGACCAGCTCGCGGACTGGGCGAACGGTCGGTACAAGCCGATGGACCGGTCGCTCCCCGACGGCACCGACCTGCGGTTCGAGGAGGTGTCGCGATGA
- a CDS encoding sensor histidine kinase, with protein MFLANPFTAALFVVAGAMLALAAYALRERAVPGATPFAGVTVGIVVWTAAHGLRVGTTDREIAVLLANVEWVGILLVAPAFLLFTLAYTGRKDRISSRALTVLAVQPVLTLTVLFTNASHGWFRTVEGFRPAGPGLSDLVVAHGPAYWASIGYVYLLVFLGSAILVKLAVAVPQLYRGRSSAVLLGVAVPWVGSVMTVLDVHPVPGLNAGPLAFAVSMVAFGVALFGQRLFSVLPVSRTVAADAVVERMAAGVIVLDAEGRITETNRAAEEVLRVADPVGQHIADVDADLAAVAEAEEMRKLLLEDDGGRERYFTVESEPMHRGDDLLVGRLLTLQDVTDRVLREQRLNVLNRVLRHNVRHETNIILGHGDLIEPTVDDAGVPHLDAMLDAADQLVDWSDRARYVERALDDTEVERRDIAVGPTVDSAAERVQERYPDASVFTPASANERVLGHSTLEWALFELIENGVEHTDDPYPSVAVDVESTPRSVTITVSDRGPGIPPAERQVLENGEETPLEHGSGLGLWLVNWTVRSAGGDISFAVNDPEGTKVHITLPRAN; from the coding sequence ATGTTCCTCGCAAACCCATTCACTGCGGCACTGTTCGTCGTCGCTGGTGCGATGCTCGCGCTCGCGGCCTACGCGCTCCGCGAGCGTGCGGTCCCGGGCGCGACGCCCTTCGCAGGGGTGACCGTCGGCATCGTCGTCTGGACTGCGGCACACGGCCTGCGTGTCGGGACCACCGACCGCGAGATCGCCGTCCTCCTGGCGAACGTGGAGTGGGTCGGTATCCTGCTCGTCGCGCCCGCCTTCCTGCTGTTCACCCTCGCGTACACCGGCCGCAAGGACCGCATCTCGTCGCGGGCACTCACCGTGCTCGCGGTCCAGCCCGTCCTCACCCTCACCGTGCTATTCACGAACGCGAGCCACGGCTGGTTCCGGACGGTCGAGGGGTTCCGGCCGGCGGGGCCCGGGCTCTCCGACCTGGTGGTCGCACACGGCCCGGCCTACTGGGCGTCCATCGGGTACGTCTACCTGCTGGTCTTCCTGGGCTCGGCCATCCTCGTCAAACTGGCCGTTGCGGTGCCACAGCTGTACCGCGGCCGGAGTAGCGCGGTGCTCCTCGGCGTCGCCGTGCCGTGGGTCGGGAGCGTCATGACCGTCCTCGACGTGCATCCCGTCCCGGGCCTGAACGCCGGCCCGCTCGCGTTCGCCGTGTCGATGGTCGCGTTCGGGGTGGCGCTGTTCGGCCAGCGGCTGTTCTCGGTGCTCCCCGTCTCGCGGACCGTCGCGGCGGACGCGGTCGTCGAACGCATGGCCGCGGGCGTCATCGTGCTGGACGCCGAGGGCCGCATCACCGAGACCAACAGGGCCGCAGAGGAGGTGCTCCGGGTGGCGGACCCGGTCGGCCAGCATATCGCCGACGTCGACGCCGACCTCGCGGCGGTCGCGGAGGCCGAGGAGATGCGCAAGCTCCTGCTGGAGGACGACGGCGGCCGCGAGCGCTACTTCACCGTCGAGTCGGAACCGATGCACCGCGGCGACGACCTGCTCGTCGGCCGGTTGCTCACGCTGCAGGACGTGACCGACCGGGTGCTGCGCGAGCAGCGCCTGAACGTCCTCAACCGGGTCCTGCGCCACAACGTCCGCCACGAGACGAACATCATCCTCGGCCACGGCGACCTCATCGAACCGACGGTCGACGACGCCGGCGTGCCCCATCTGGACGCGATGCTCGACGCCGCCGACCAGCTCGTCGACTGGTCGGACCGGGCCCGCTACGTCGAACGGGCACTCGACGACACCGAGGTGGAACGGCGCGACATCGCGGTCGGTCCCACCGTCGACAGCGCCGCAGAACGCGTCCAGGAGCGCTATCCGGACGCGTCGGTGTTCACGCCCGCGAGCGCCAACGAGCGCGTCCTCGGCCACTCCACCCTGGAGTGGGCGCTGTTCGAACTCATCGAGAACGGCGTCGAACACACCGACGACCCCTACCCCTCGGTCGCCGTGGACGTCGAGTCGACGCCGCGATCGGTCACCATCACCGTCTCCGACAGGGGACCCGGTATCCCGCCGGCCGAGCGACAGGTGCTCGAGAACGGCGAGGAGACGCCGCTGGAACACGGCTCCGGGCTGGGCCTCTGGCTGGTCAACTGGACCGTCCGGTCGGCCGGCGGCGACATCTCCTTCGCGGTGAACGACCCGGAGGGGACGAAGGTCCACATCACCCTCCCGCGGGCGAACTGA
- a CDS encoding class I SAM-dependent methyltransferase, with amino-acid sequence MDDYYESNRRNWDERARVHPETDYYDVAGFLDGESSLWPLEREELGPHVDEGTSLLHLQCHFGMDTLSWAREGAEVVGVDFSGEAVREARILADEAGLADRAEFVESDVLGLDLDREFDVVFTSYGVLAWLDDLAAWADTVDRHLAPGGVFYIAENHPVAGTFASVEGDSAELAYPYFSDEPLHFDVQGSYAADAEFEHSEHYEWAHTLGDIVTELATRGLRIEFLHEHPFCTWRCYEGMTEDEQGYWWLPEDVAVELPLTFSLKARKE; translated from the coding sequence ATGGACGACTACTACGAGTCGAACCGGCGCAACTGGGACGAACGCGCCCGCGTCCACCCCGAGACGGACTACTACGACGTGGCCGGCTTCCTCGACGGCGAGTCGTCGCTCTGGCCGCTCGAACGCGAGGAACTCGGCCCCCACGTCGACGAGGGGACCAGCCTGCTCCACCTCCAGTGCCACTTCGGCATGGACACGCTCTCGTGGGCCCGCGAGGGTGCCGAGGTCGTCGGCGTGGACTTCTCGGGTGAGGCGGTCCGGGAGGCACGCATCCTGGCGGACGAGGCCGGCCTCGCCGACCGCGCCGAGTTCGTCGAGAGTGACGTGCTGGGCCTCGACCTCGACCGCGAGTTCGACGTGGTGTTCACCTCCTACGGGGTGCTCGCGTGGCTGGACGACCTCGCGGCGTGGGCCGACACGGTCGACCGACACCTCGCGCCCGGCGGTGTCTTCTACATCGCGGAGAACCACCCCGTCGCGGGGACGTTCGCGTCGGTCGAGGGCGACAGTGCCGAACTCGCGTACCCGTACTTCTCGGACGAACCCCTGCACTTCGACGTCCAGGGGAGCTACGCCGCCGACGCCGAATTCGAACACAGCGAACACTACGAGTGGGCACACACGCTCGGCGACATCGTCACCGAACTGGCGACCCGCGGCCTGCGGATCGAGTTCCTCCACGAGCACCCGTTCTGTACGTGGCGATGCTACGAGGGCATGACCGAGGACGAGCAGGGCTACTGGTGGCTGCCCGAGGATGTGGCGGTGGAACTCCCGCTGACGTTCTCGCTGAAAGCACGAAAGGAGTAG
- a CDS encoding methionine synthase: protein MSQNPNRDQFKPEDHPNEHFILTTVVGSYAKPKWLNRAKEQYEDPDSKFDEDDWQEAKDDASRLITDEHERAGLDVVVDGEMRRNEMVEFFAHRIDGYEFNGPVKVWGHNYFDKPSVVSEVEYDESWLVDEYEFTAAVSDAPVKVPITGPYTLANWSFNEAYDDDEELAYDLADLVNEEIEKLVDAGARYIQIDEPALATTPDDHAIVGECLERIADDIPDDVRIGLHVCYGDYSRIYPEILDYPVEEFDLELCNGDYDQLDVFTDDEFTKDLALGVVDAHVAEVESVEEIKRNIRKGLEVVPPERLIVSPDCGLKLLPREVAYEKMANLVQATREIEAELDAGEIDVPAAEPTASADD, encoded by the coding sequence ATGAGCCAGAACCCCAACCGCGACCAGTTCAAGCCGGAGGACCACCCGAACGAGCACTTCATCCTGACGACCGTCGTCGGCTCCTACGCCAAGCCCAAGTGGCTCAACCGCGCGAAAGAGCAGTACGAGGACCCCGACTCGAAGTTCGACGAGGACGACTGGCAGGAGGCCAAGGACGACGCCTCCCGCCTCATCACCGACGAACACGAACGCGCCGGCCTCGACGTCGTCGTCGACGGCGAGATGCGCCGCAACGAGATGGTCGAGTTCTTCGCCCACCGCATCGACGGCTACGAGTTCAACGGGCCCGTCAAGGTGTGGGGCCACAACTACTTCGACAAGCCGTCGGTCGTCTCCGAGGTCGAGTACGACGAGTCCTGGCTGGTCGACGAGTACGAGTTCACCGCCGCGGTCTCGGACGCGCCGGTCAAGGTGCCCATCACCGGCCCGTACACCCTCGCGAACTGGTCGTTCAACGAGGCCTACGACGACGACGAGGAACTCGCCTACGACCTCGCCGACCTCGTGAACGAGGAGATCGAGAAGCTCGTCGACGCCGGCGCGCGCTACATCCAGATCGACGAGCCCGCGCTCGCGACGACGCCGGACGACCACGCCATCGTCGGCGAGTGTCTGGAGCGTATCGCGGACGACATCCCGGACGACGTGCGCATCGGCCTGCACGTCTGCTACGGCGACTACTCCCGCATCTACCCCGAGATTCTCGACTACCCCGTCGAGGAGTTCGACCTCGAACTCTGCAACGGTGACTACGACCAGCTCGACGTGTTCACGGACGACGAGTTCACGAAGGACCTCGCACTCGGCGTGGTCGACGCCCACGTCGCCGAGGTCGAGTCCGTCGAGGAGATCAAGCGCAACATCCGCAAGGGCCTCGAGGTCGTGCCCCCGGAGCGCCTCATCGTCTCGCCGGACTGCGGTCTGAAGCTCCTGCCCCGCGAGGTCGCCTACGAGAAGATGGCCAACCTCGTGCAGGCGACCCGCGAGATCGAGGCCGAACTCGACGCCGGCGAGATAGACGTGCCCGCCGCCGAGCCGACCGCCAGCGCCGACGACTGA